Proteins from a single region of Trichomycterus rosablanca isolate fTriRos1 chromosome 16, fTriRos1.hap1, whole genome shotgun sequence:
- the alpk2 gene encoding alpha-protein kinase 2: MNGSSDGSFGYEYLFTDGKWTIRAAGSEQEETSSDRVDLASDVSENIFCASIQTLVQENTPSMEETTNSSFGNVDPFDTSNIEAGAAGHSTFGDSTGSVLGTFGDSTGSVLGTFGDSTGSVVGSTLGDAVPLYGPEIHSVLVDTVPVCYVSSAGCPASEKSRTVGHSAAKSSRNAVLVHHSDPESGGMLVDAVPVHHAPSKLGGISEENIHHGDSEPLENILDDAVHREVFDPAGESAGVPNDATETPRDLSGIAEADVESGSCVLEDPVADVTRDNGTENNLTVTHSLTSSVPPAPVSHGGPDAESSEETRLTYTDETSHELWVDACAFLSCEVVADAILDECGYCPVSGPPAAASDNTKPSGSFEKRGTTSGHLELPPIERWSSSDSWASALSDWIQSVSVLPEDSASKDDITSRDAPEEKITAPVGQALDESQGGKVAGLSDGPELQQVDEIRTSRTQNSPEDTSEQNEGVEGTQEATAMSGNHGTSGRPADVHSEDSGAPWEVEGDLEEGGGRNGGALSFSGYSSPAPAPPPRLNRHESDSDHLTRVDSDCRQALLVEQCLFSENSDANVPWIERPPGDSDSIMLLAPVTLGQSFLRLKEEHHESRTSLNPSLTGVGDIGEFLDTSFLTFSSRTSDQVSHSHETSCQDPRTKTQPGDASSEIRGPTSPAGGRLVICEENRVACITLDLNDVLGFRRDTNDQRRRSDVEMPHRSTKSSKNKDKASQSQNKKQENAKPEPPPSNSGGSKEGAVTLIETIIITEKVAPKSHPKKKKKHGAAKPKEAEPLLQVENGARPKNIKAKSDTDVAPAPFPVPTPNVSAKQHEETASSKPEPAKEVKTMRNQEPTGTCAPGVQDDDIVKRRRVAGERVGTVPVRARPQLPAIFRQRKEDEVVKQKVQPPKEVPRVLTEIEAAPVVDDPQNILLWCRFSSITTESTITWTKEGTVLSEEKKKMGDDGRGSFLVVKASSKDLGLYRCTLTGSHGSVSTPDYHLTSEVLMELVIPDHDAPAECRQLDGEEEDISYAPLLFKDDILTDQYFGERQHTSIVTEKDHFGEGMHRKAFRTTVSSGATPSFTPGSSCVLKVHNSISYGAKDNDELVQKNYNLAVEECYVQNTAREYIKAYTSVAKSADSFGEVPEIIPIFLVHRPSNAIPYATLEEELMGDFVKYSVRDGKEINLMRKDSEAGQKCCAFQHWVYSQTDGNLLVTDMQGVGMKLTDVGIATCKKGYKGFKGNCSTSFIDQFKALHQCNRFCEMLGLTSLQPKPRRTAPPKPKPQPGAKKKPFGPTLKGKS; this comes from the exons ATGAACGGTTCCTCAGATGGAAGCTTTGGTTATGAATATCTCTTCACAGATGGAAAATGGACGATCAGGGCTGCTGG GTCTGAACAAGAAGAAACGAGCTCAGATCGAGTCGATTTAGCCTCAGACGTCTCCGAGAACATCTTCTGTGCTTCCATCCAGACCCTTGTTCAAGAGAACACACCCAGCATGGAAGAAACCACCAATTCCAGTTTTGGAAATGTTGACCCCTTTGATACGTCTAATATCGAGGCTGGAGCTGCTGGTCACA GTACCTTTGGGGACAGTACTGGTTCTGTATTGGGTACCTTTGGGGACAGTACTGGTTCTGTATTGGGTACCTTTGGGGACAGTACTGGTTCTGTAGTTGGTTCCACTTTAGGAGACGCTGTCCCTCTGTATGGCCCAGAAATACACAGTGTTTTGGTGGACACTGTCCCAGTCTGTTATGTTTCTTCTGCCGGTTGTCCTGCCTCGGAAAAGAGCAGAACCGTCGGTCACTCAGCCGCTAAAAGTTCCAGAAACGCCGTCCTGGTGCATCATTCTGACCCCGAGTCCGGTGGAATGTTAGTGGACGCCGTCCCTGTGCATCATGCTCCCTCTAAACTCGGAGGAATTTCAGAGGAGAACATCCACCATGGTGACTCAGAACCTCTGGAGAACATTTTAGATGACGCCGTCCATCGCGAGGTGTTTGATCCAGCAGGCGAGTCAGCTGGCGTCCCGAATGACGCCACCGAGACGCCACGGGATCTCTCCGGAATCGCAGAAGCAGACGTGGAATCAGGATCTTGTGTGTTAGAAGATCCCGTCGCGGACGTCACGAGGGACAACGGGACTGAAAATAACCTGACCGTCACACACTCGCTAACGTCCAGCGTCCCTCCAGCACCAGTTAGTCATGGAG GACCTGATGCGGAGTCTTCAGAGGAGACGCGACTGACCTACACAGATGAAACGTCTCATGAATTGTGGGTCGACGCTTGTGCGTTTCTATCGTGCGAGGTGGTCGCAGACGCTATTTTAGATGAGTGCGGATACTGTCCAGTCTCCGGCCCCCCCGCAGCCGCTTCAGATAACACAAAACCCTCAGGATCTTTTGAGAAGCGGGGGACTACGAGTGGTCACTTAGAGCTGCCGCCTATAGAGAGGTGGTCCTCTTCAGATAGCTGGGCCAGCGCGTTATCAGACTGGATCCAGTCTGTCAGTGTCCTTCCGGAAGATTCTGCCTCTAAAGACGATATCACGTCCAGGGATGCTCCGGAGGAGAAGATCACGGCCCCAGTAGGACAAGCGCTGGACGAATCTCAGGGCGGGAAGGTAGCAGGTCTTTCTGATGGACCTGAGCTCCAGCAGGTGGACGAGATACGTACATCAAGGACCCAAAATTCACCTGAGGACACTTCGGAACAGAATGAAGGGGTGGAAGGGACGCAGGAGGCCACAGCAATGTCAGGGAACCACGGCACATCAGGACGTCCTGCAGATGTGCACAGCGAG GATAGCGGTGCACCCTGGGAGGTCGAAGGAGACTTGGAGGAGGGCGGTGGAAGGAATGGCGGCGCCTTGAGCTTCTCGGGTTACTCTTCGCCTGCGCCTGCACCCCCTCCCCGACTCAACAGGCATGAATCGGATTCGGATCACCTGACCCGCGTTGACTCGGACTGTCGTCAGGCTTTACTCGTCGAGCAGTGTTTATTCTCTGAGAATTCGGATGCGAACGTGCCTTGGATAGAGCGACCCCCAGGAGACTCGGACTCTATTATGCTGCTTGCGCCCGTCACGCTGGGACAGTCATTCCTCCGATTGAAAGAGGAGCACCATGAATCCAGGACGTCCTTAAATCCGTCCCTGACCGGGGTCGGTGATATCGGCGAGTTCTTGGACACGTCGTTTCTTACTTTCTCCTCGAGAACTTCTGATCAGGTCTCGCACTCGCACGAGACTTCCTGTCAGGACCCGAGAACAAAAACGCAACCCGGCGACGCCAGCTCGGAAATCCGCGGGCCGACCTCTCCGGCGGGTGGTCGGCTCGTGATCTGTGAGGAGAACCGCGTGGCGTGCATCACTTTGGACCTGAACGACGTCCTGGGCTTCAGGAGGGACACGAATGACCAGCGGAGACGCAGCGACGTCGAGATGCCTCACAGGAGCACAAAGTCGTCCAAAAACAAGGACAAAGCAAGTCAGAGCCAAAACAAGAAGCAGGAAAATGCCAAACCGGAACCGCCCCCGTCCAATTCCGGAGGCTCCAAAGAGGGAGCGGTGACTCTAATCGAGACCATCATCATCACAGAAAAAGTGGCGCCCAAATCTCATcccaagaagaaaaagaagcacGGAGCGGCCAAACCGAAGGAGGCAGAACCGCTCCTGCAGGTGGAAAACGGAGCACGGCCCAAAAACATAAAGGCCAAATCCGACACCGATGTGGCTCCGGCTCCGTTTCCGGTTCCGACCCCGAACGTGAGCGCAAAACAGCACGAGGAAACGGCGTCATCCAAACCGGAACCAGCCAAGGAAGTAAAAACCATGCGCAACCAGGAACCCACAGGCACGTGTGCACCCGGCGTCCAGGACGATGACATCGTAAAACGTAGACGCGTCGCTGGTGAGCGGGTCGGAACCGTCCCGGTGAGGGCGAGACCCCAGCTCCCGGCGATATTCCGGCAGAGAAAAGAGGACGAAGTGGTGAAGCAGAAGGTCCAACCACCTAAAGAAG ttcctCGTGTGTTGACAGAGATTGAAGCAGCTCCAGTAGTCGATGATCCTCAGAATATTTTACTGTGGTGCAGATTCAGTTCCATCACGACTGAATCCACCATCACATGGACGAAAGAGGGAACAGTTCTGTCTGAGGAGAAGAAAAA GATGGGGGACGATGGACGGGGATCATTTTTGGTGGTGAAGGCGAGCAGTAAGGATTTGGGTTTGTACCGCTGCACCCTGACCGGCTCCCACGGCTCGGTCTCCACCCCGGACTATCATCTCACATCTGAAG TGTTGATGGAGCTCGTTATCCCTGACCACGACGCCCCAG CCGAGTGCAGGCAGCTGGACGGTGAGGAGGAGGACATCAGTTACGCCCCTCTCCTCTTTAAGGACGACATACTGACCGATCAGTACTTCGGCGAGCGGCAGCACACCAGCATCGTGACGGAGAAAGATCACTTCGGAGAAGGGATGCACCGTAAGGCCTTCAGGACCACCGTGAGCTCCGGAGCGACCCCCTCATTCACGCCTGGGTCCTCCTGTGTCCTCAAAGTGCACAACTCCATCAGTTACGGTGCTAAAGATAATGATGAGCTCGTCCAGAAGAACTACAACCTGGCTGTGGAG GAGTGTTATGTACAGAACACGGCCAGAGAGTACATCAAAGCCTACACCAGCGTGGCCAAATCTGCCGATTCCTTCGGAGAAGTTCCCGA GATCATCCCCATCTTTCTGGTGCACCGACCGTCCAACGCCATCCCGTACGCCACGCTGGAGGAGGAGCTGATGGGAGATTTCGTGAAGTACTCGGTGAGGGACGGGAAGGAGATCAATCTGATGAGGAAGGACTCGGAGGCGGGACAGAAGTGCTGCGCGTTCCAGCACTGGGTTTACAGCCAAACAGACGGGAACCTGCTGGTGACTGACATGCAGG GTGTCGGGATGAAGCTGACTGATGTTGGAATCGCCACCTGCAAAAAAGG ttatAAGGGATTTAAAGGAAACTGCTCCACCTCGTTCATCGATCAGTTTAAAGCTCTTCATCAGTGTAACCGTTTCTGCGAGATGCTCGGCCTCACCTCGCTCCAGCCCAAACCCAGACGAACTGCACCCCCCAAACCCAAACCGCAACCCGGCGCCAAGAAGAAGCCCTTTGGCCCCACACTGAAGGGCAAATCCTGA